ATAACTGGAATAAGGCACAACTTACAGGCTTTAGAGTAGGAGCATATCATTTCTTTTCTATGTTATCTAAAGGAAAAGAACAGGCAAAATTCTATATTTCCAAAGTACCTATAGTTGAAAAGGCTTTTCCACCTATAATTGATTTAGAAATACCAACTAAATATCCAAAAGAAGTTGTTAATAAAGAACTTAAAGATTTAATAGATATTTTAGAAAAGCATTATAGGAAAAGAGCTATAATATATGTTACTAGACATACATATAAGGCGTATATAGAAAATGAATTTCTTGATAATCCTATATGGGTTAGAAATATTAAATGGTATCCAAGTCAAAAAAGATGGGATTTCTGGCAGTATTCTAATAGAGGAAGAGTTAAGGGTATATCAGGATTTACTGATAGAAATGCTTTTAAAGGTACAGATATTGATGAATTTATAACTAAAAATAAAATAGTTCAATGAAATTTCATGGAACTATTTTTCATGTAAGGGGAAATAATGAATTTAGTACAATTTAATAATGTATGGAAGCAATATAATGGGGAATATATACTAAAAGATATTAGCTTTAGTGTTGATCATATGGATAAAATTGGATTAATAGGCTTAAATGGTGTAGGAAAATCATCATTAATTAAAATACTTTTAGGTAAAGAAAATCATGATGGGAAAGAAGGAAATGTTAATGAAAAAGGTAATGTTTTTCTCAATCCTAATATTAAAGTAGGTTATCTTTCTCAAAATCACTTATTTGCTTCAGAAAAAAATACAGTTTATGAGGAATTACTGGAAGTATTTTATAGACAAAAAGAATTACTTTTTAAGATTAATATACTTAATACTTTAATGTCAGTATCTGATAATATAGAGGAGTTATTAAAAGATTATGAGAAATTACAACATGAATATGAAGCTACAGGTGGATATGAAATAGAATTTAAGATTAAACAGGTTATGCAAGGGCTTGAATTAAATAATTTTAGAGATATTAATATATCTTCACTTTCAGGTGGAGAAAAAACTAGGGTTACACTTGCTAAATTATTACTTCAAGAACCTGATTTATTAATACTTGATGAACCAACTAACCATTTAGATATCGTTTCTATAGAATGGTTGGAAGAATATTTAAAGAAATATACAAAGGCTTTCATATTAATATCTCATGATAGAATATTCTTAGATGAAGTATGTAATAAGATAATGGAGATAGAAAATAGGAAAATTTATGAATACAGTGGAAATTTTTCAGATTTTGTCATACAAAAAGAATTGTATATAAAAGGGGAGATAAAAAGGTTTGAAAAAGAAAGTGAAAAGATAAGGAAAATAGAGGAGTATATAAGTAGATATAAAGCTGGGATAAAGGCAAAACAGGCAAGAGGAAGACAGACAATACTTGATAGAATGGAAAGAATGGATAACCCTGTATTTAATATAAATAGAATGAAATTAAAGTTTGAAATGAAATCTCAATCAGCAGATAGAGTATTAAGTGTAAATAAGATATGTAAGAGTTTTGATAATAAGAAGGTTTTAAATAATGTAAGTTTTGATTTATACAAAGGAGATAAGGTAGGTATAATAGGTAAAAATGGTATAGGTAAATCAACTCTTTTGAAAATATTAATAGGTAATTTAAAACAAGATAGTGGTGATTTTAAAATAGGAGAAAGAGTTCATGTTGGATATTATGATCAAGATCATCAAAACCTTTATCCATCTAATAATATATTACAAGAAATTAATAATTCTCTTTCATATACTGAAGAATATCTAAGAAGTAAAGCTGCTGCCTTTCTGTTTACAAGTGATGATGTATTAAAGCAAATTTCATTACTATCAGGTGGAGAAAAAGTTAGGGTTTCATTACTTAAATTAATAGAAGAAAAAGCTAATTTATTAATACTTGATGAACCAACTAATCATTTAGATATATATTCTATAGAAGTTTTAGAAAATGCACTTATAGATTACATGGGAACTATGCTTTTAATTTCTCATAATAGACATTTTTTGGATTCTGTTTGTAACAAAATATATTTCTTATCTGAAAATGGTTTAGAAGAATTTAAAGGTAATTATGGAGAATATAAGGAAAGTATAAAAAATAAGAAGGAAGTAGTAGATAAAACAGAAGAAAAGCTTAGTTATGAAGAAAGAAAATCTAAACAAAAGGCTGAAATTAAAAGAAAAAAAGATTTAGAAAAGCTTGAAAAAAATATAGAAGAGATTTCTAAAAAGCTTAAAAGTTTAGATGATGAAATGGCTAAAGCAGGTAAAGTTAATGATTTAGAGAAAATGATTAGTATACAAAAAGAAATAGATGATATGAAAATAAGAGAAGATGAATTAATATTATTATGGAGTGAATTAGAGTAGTTTTTATTATTTTTTTTTGCTATAATTAAAATATAATGAGAGAAAGGGAATTTCCTTGATTAAATATGAATAAATTAAATACATTGGAAGAACTTATAGGAAAAAAAATATTTTCTTTAAAAGAAGATTTTAAAGTTAGTATAAATTCTAAAGAAGCAACCCCAAATAGTGTTTTCTTTGCAATTAATAAAGGTAATGATTATGCAAAGGAAGCAGAAAGTATGGGGGCTTTTGTCATTTATGATAAAAAAGAATTAGATATACATAATGGGCATTATGTAGAAGATAGTGTTAAATTCATGCAAGAATTTGCTAGGAGATATAGAAAAAACAATAAATTTATAGTTATTGGTATTACAGGCTCAAATGGTAAAACAACGGTTAAAGATATACTACACTCTGTTTTAAGTAATAAAGGGGTTAGAGTGTATAAGACACAGGGGAACTATAATAATCATATAGGTTTACCATTTACTATACTTTCAGCAAAGGATAGTGATGAAATACTATTACTTGAAATGGGTATGTCTAATTTAGGAGAAATTGATTTACTTGGATATATAGCTAAACCAGATTACTCTATAATTACTAATATAGGTCAATCACATTTAGAATATTTAAAAACTATGGAAAATGTCTTTAAGGCTAAAACAGAAATTATTCCTCATACATCAAAAAAAGTTGTAGTTAATGGAAAAGATGAATTTCTTTCTAAATTAGATGGGGTTATAAAAGTGGAAACTAAAGATATTAAAACTAATCTTTTAGGAGATCATAATCTATTAAATGTATCTATAGTTGATAGTTTACTTAAATATATGGGATTTGATGATCTTTGTTATGAAAATATAGAATTAACAGATGGAAGATTTCAAATAGTTAAAGGTAAATACACATATATTAATGATGCCTATAATGCTTCACCTATATCAATGAAAGCTTCTCTTGAAACATTTTCTAAGATATGTAATGAAAGTTTTAAAATAATTGCTTTAGGAGATATGTTAGAACTTGGTAGTGATGAGAAAAAATATCATGAAGATTTAAGTTATGTATTAAGAGAAACTAATTTTGATAGACTATTTCTTTACGGAAAGAGAATGAAATATCTTTATGAAAAATTATGTAACTTAGATGATATTTCTTTTAAATTTGAGTATTTTGATAATAAGGAAGATATAAAAAAAGCTATAGATAATATAGAAACAATTAAAGAAAAAGTTGTTTTATTGAAAGGGTCAAGATCCATGAAAATGGAAGATATAATGGAGGTAAATAATTAATGTTATACTATATTCAAAGTCTATTTATAGACCAATACACATATTTAAGAGTATTTAAATCTATATCAATAAGAATGGGTGTTGCTTTTGGTGTTGCACTATTTTTTATGATAATATTTGGAAATCCATTTATTAAGTGGTTAAAATATAAAAAGTTTGGAGATACTATAAGAGAAGAAGGACCTGAAAGTCATTATTCTAAACAAGGTACACCTACTATGGGGGGTCTTTTAATTATATCTTCTATTTTGTTTTCTACCTTGATTGCAGGTAATTTTACTAATAAATTTACTATTTTCCTATTTTTCATGACTATAGTATTTTCTAGTATAGGATTTTATGATGATTATTTAAAATTAACTAAAAGTAAAAAAGGACTTTCTAGTAAGAAAAAACTATTATTTCAAACAATAATGACATTAATTGTTTTTGTTTTCATATATGAGTTAGGTTTAGTAAATAAAACTATAGATTTTTCAATAATTAACCCTATATTGAAAAAATCATACATATATATAGGTCCTGTTATGTTTTTTGTTTTTATGTTTTTCATAATAGTAGGAACATCTAATGCTGTTAATTTAACTGATGGTTTAGATGGATTAGTTAGCAGTCAAATAGTTGTGGTTTCATCTATATTAATGTTAATAGCTTATGCAGTCGGTCATTATAACTGGTCGGAATATATTAATATATATTATGTGATGGGTGCAGGGGAAATAGCTGTATTTTTAGCATCAATAGTTGGAGGGTCTTTAGGATTTTTATGGTTTAATTTCTTTCCAGCTCAAGTATTTATGGGAGATGTAGGTTCTCTTACTATAGGGGGATTATTAGGAACAATATTCATATTATTAAAACAAGAATTACTTTTACCTATTATGGGAGTCATCTTTTTTGTCGAGGCTTTATCTGTAATTATACAAGTAATATCATATAGAAAATTTAAGAAAAGAGTATTTAAAATGGCACCTATACATCATCATTTTGAAAAATTAGGTATGCCAGAAACAAAGGTTACTATTAGATTTTTAATTATTACAATTATTGCTGGTTTATTAGCGTTAATTATACTTAAATTAAGATAGGAGATAAGAAGATGATCATAGTATTTGGTGCAGGTATTAGTGGAATAGGAGCAAAAGAATTATTAGAATCAAAAGGAAAAGAAGTTCTGTTAGTTGATGATAAAGTTGGTGAAATAACTGCCAGTAAGGCGTTAGAAATTATTGAAGATAAAGAAGTAGAATATATAGTTAAATCACCAGGAATATCTTTTGAAAATAGTTTTATTAAAAAAGCTATGGAGAAAAATATACCTATATATTCTGAAATAGATATAGCATATGAATATATGAATAAGGATATACAAATTATTGCCTTTACAGGAACTAATGGAAAGACAACTACTTGTACTAAAACATATGAAATGCTAAAAAAAGCAGG
The genomic region above belongs to Streptobacillus moniliformis DSM 12112 and contains:
- the mraY gene encoding phospho-N-acetylmuramoyl-pentapeptide-transferase, with the translated sequence MLYYIQSLFIDQYTYLRVFKSISIRMGVAFGVALFFMIIFGNPFIKWLKYKKFGDTIREEGPESHYSKQGTPTMGGLLIISSILFSTLIAGNFTNKFTIFLFFMTIVFSSIGFYDDYLKLTKSKKGLSSKKKLLFQTIMTLIVFVFIYELGLVNKTIDFSIINPILKKSYIYIGPVMFFVFMFFIIVGTSNAVNLTDGLDGLVSSQIVVVSSILMLIAYAVGHYNWSEYINIYYVMGAGEIAVFLASIVGGSLGFLWFNFFPAQVFMGDVGSLTIGGLLGTIFILLKQELLLPIMGVIFFVEALSVIIQVISYRKFKKRVFKMAPIHHHFEKLGMPETKVTIRFLIITIIAGLLALIILKLR
- a CDS encoding UDP-N-acetylmuramoyl-tripeptide--D-alanyl-D-alanine ligase — its product is MNKLNTLEELIGKKIFSLKEDFKVSINSKEATPNSVFFAINKGNDYAKEAESMGAFVIYDKKELDIHNGHYVEDSVKFMQEFARRYRKNNKFIVIGITGSNGKTTVKDILHSVLSNKGVRVYKTQGNYNNHIGLPFTILSAKDSDEILLLEMGMSNLGEIDLLGYIAKPDYSIITNIGQSHLEYLKTMENVFKAKTEIIPHTSKKVVVNGKDEFLSKLDGVIKVETKDIKTNLLGDHNLLNVSIVDSLLKYMGFDDLCYENIELTDGRFQIVKGKYTYINDAYNASPISMKASLETFSKICNESFKIIALGDMLELGSDEKKYHEDLSYVLRETNFDRLFLYGKRMKYLYEKLCNLDDISFKFEYFDNKEDIKKAIDNIETIKEKVVLLKGSRSMKMEDIMEVNN
- a CDS encoding ABC-F family ATP-binding cassette domain-containing protein — translated: MNLVQFNNVWKQYNGEYILKDISFSVDHMDKIGLIGLNGVGKSSLIKILLGKENHDGKEGNVNEKGNVFLNPNIKVGYLSQNHLFASEKNTVYEELLEVFYRQKELLFKINILNTLMSVSDNIEELLKDYEKLQHEYEATGGYEIEFKIKQVMQGLELNNFRDINISSLSGGEKTRVTLAKLLLQEPDLLILDEPTNHLDIVSIEWLEEYLKKYTKAFILISHDRIFLDEVCNKIMEIENRKIYEYSGNFSDFVIQKELYIKGEIKRFEKESEKIRKIEEYISRYKAGIKAKQARGRQTILDRMERMDNPVFNINRMKLKFEMKSQSADRVLSVNKICKSFDNKKVLNNVSFDLYKGDKVGIIGKNGIGKSTLLKILIGNLKQDSGDFKIGERVHVGYYDQDHQNLYPSNNILQEINNSLSYTEEYLRSKAAAFLFTSDDVLKQISLLSGGEKVRVSLLKLIEEKANLLILDEPTNHLDIYSIEVLENALIDYMGTMLLISHNRHFLDSVCNKIYFLSENGLEEFKGNYGEYKESIKNKKEVVDKTEEKLSYEERKSKQKAEIKRKKDLEKLEKNIEEISKKLKSLDDEMAKAGKVNDLEKMISIQKEIDDMKIREDELILLWSELE
- a CDS encoding GH25 family lysozyme, which gives rise to MKRTIKWIIFLSLLGGLAWYLEFSGYLYHNHILSMKYDIHGIDISHHKVRLNWYQIDKRYKFVFMKATEGKDHLDRDFFYNWNKAQLTGFRVGAYHFFSMLSKGKEQAKFYISKVPIVEKAFPPIIDLEIPTKYPKEVVNKELKDLIDILEKHYRKRAIIYVTRHTYKAYIENEFLDNPIWVRNIKWYPSQKRWDFWQYSNRGRVKGISGFTDRNAFKGTDIDEFITKNKIVQ